The nucleotide window TAggctgttttttaaaattcatgcTTTGAACTGTTCAGATGCTCGACATCGACTAGTCGCTCAGCTATAAATAGGGCGCTTATATACTCTCGCCATCAGTTAATCATAAACCTTCAAAGGGGAATGATCGTACATAGACGACAACGACGTGGTCGTGTGTTtgtaaatacaattattaacaagcTTCCGGTTGAACTTCACTTGCCAGGATATAAATACTGCGGTCCAGGTACTAAGCTAGCGAAACGTTTAGCACGAGGAGATCCAGGAATTAATCAACTTGACGTAGTCTGCAAAGAGCACGATATCACATATTCACAGAATCGTGATAACGACGAGGCGAAAACCATTGCTGATAAAATTTTAGCTGACAAAGCTACAAAAAGAGCTTCTTCGAAAGACGGTAGTATCGGTGAGAAAATAGCTGCTTTTGCTGTTTCAAAAACCATGAAGTTAAAGACAAAACTCGGAATGGGTgcgaagaaaagaagaacTAAGAAAAGCTTACGATTGAATAATATCGTAAAAGCTGCTGCCAAGTCTATGATACCAACCAATAACGCTCGCAAAGCCATTCTTTCTGCATTTAAAGGAGCTCGCGCTTCGGTTAAAAAAGCCGGTGGTAAGCATACGGTACTAGTTCCACGCGTTTTACCCATACCGTCCAAGGTTGGTGGATTCTTGCCATTCCTTGTACCTATTTTCGCTGGGTTGAGCGCTGCTAGCGCACTGACAGGAGGAGCGGCAGGTCTCACGAAAGCGGTCAGTGACGCCAAAGCAGCTAAGTTACGGCTAGAAGAAACTTCGAGACATAATAGAAAAATGGAGGAATTGAGTATCGGCAAAGGGCTTTATTTTAAACTTCACAAAACGGGAATGGGTCTTTGCATAGCACATGGCAAAacattgattaaaaaaaaaaacggcacTCAAACTAAGATTACCACGGAGACCGCTCACTGACTCCGACCTCGTAAAGTATGcccaaattttaaaaataccgcATTTTTGAGGCGTATTTATGAGAAACGATTTGCCTGCTGATGGTCCTTGTACAATGAATCAACTGTCGTGAACTTGGATGATCGTTGCTGTACTTGAACGTTAACGGAGTCAAGTACAACCCAGAAAGATATCAAGACTATAATTCATTTAAGTGTGGCCATCTCTGTCTCAAATTTTTGAGCAACAAACTTCGTACTCCTCGTCAAACTATATAAATATGCGAAAAGTCTGAGTTGgctcattttcaattttacgaTCATGGAGAATTCACGTACTCTGACTCTTTCTGGTACTTCATCGATACTCAAAGCTCAGTATTTCCCATCCATCGAATCATCACCGCATAAACAATACGTTCTTGGATTGGTTAAACTCTTAACTTTTAATTCGATACCCAATATTGataaaggaaaaaataaattttacgtAGGTAAGGAGGAAATCGTCTTACCTACTGGTGTTTACAAGATTCAAGATATCGATAGTTATCTTCGTGAAACTTTGAGTAAAAAGGGGATTTCGATCAGCATACAACCTAACAACAATACGCTCCGGAGTATTATAAAGTGCGATCGTAAGATTGATTTTAGACTGCAAGACTCGATTGGTGCTTTACTCGGCTTCTCTTGACGCGTTCTGCAAGAAAATATCAAGCATTTTTCTGACTCGCCAGTTGCTATTCACAACATCACTAGTGGTGCCTATATAAATGGACTGTTAGCGCATACTATTCACGaatttcccccccccccccccgcagtGCCACCAGGATATAAGATCATCGAAGTCCCGTCGCAAGTCATTTACCTTCCAGTCACCGTCAAGAGCACAGATTACTTACAAATTCGCATAGTCGCTCAAGACAGACATCTTGTAAGTTTTTAAAACGAAACTATTACGATTCGATAGCATCGAAAACCAACGTAATGGGAATAGTTTATAATAGCAAAGTCGGTAGAGGCCATATAAGCAAACCGACATGTCGCTCAGTTATCAGTCGTCGGCGAAACGCCAAAGTGCTAACACGGCAAAACATACAATTCCTAAAACACCTAAATTTGCGAGACATCGCTCCTGGTGgaaaataaattgtatactATTCTGCTGTTTAAAAAATGGACGAGATTCTAAGCATACAGTCACTAGTAAGCTTTGACGAGTCATTGGCACACTATCAGCTGCACGCTCATCAACCCTATGCGGTTTTATTGTACAACAACAGCGACGAGATTCGCATCGCCATTCAACACCAAGATTTGAGCCTTTTACCATCACGTAGTTCGCTGCACATTTGCGGTAAATTAACGAAACCAAATGGCACTGCTCTGGCACGTACTAAGCTTGTAAACAATGCTATCTGTCACATGTTCGAAGAGATCAgatattaaattaatgatGTAGAAATCGATAGGTGTAAAAACGTTAGTTTGACCACAGTCATGAAAGGCTGCATTTCACACAATCCCAGTCAAAGTTTAATAATGGAAAATGCAGATTGGTTAGACATTGCAGAGAATAAATCACTAACCAATACCTCCGGCTATTTCGACGTGAACATACCGTTGAGTATGATGTTCGGGTTTGCCGAAGATTACAGAAAGATCGTAGTCAACGTGAAACACGAGCTTGTACTCATGAGGTCGCGAAACGATTTGAATGCAATTATTCAGACGGTGACTCTTACGGAGGGTGTCGCTACCTTCGAGGATTATAAATTAGAATTGACGAAAATTGAATGGCTTATGCCATACGTCGTAGCATCCAACACTAATAAAATTTGActtctaaattaaataaaaaagaatcgtcCGATAAGTATGAGTTTTCGCAGTTGGGAGTTATACGAGTACCAGGTTCTTCCAACCTCGACTAAAAATGGGTGGACTGTCAAGACTTCCAATCAGTTGGAAAAACCACGCTTCGTGATTTTAGGATTTCAAACAAAAATCTTCTTCAAACAAATCGTAAAAATGCGATATAAGCATCGTGAAGCTTTTCTTAAACTCGCAGTATTATCCATACGGCAACTTAAATTTGGACATCAACCGTTATCAATATGCAGTATTGTACGATATGTTCGCGAATTTCCAGAGCCTCTACTACGACAAAGTTTCAGAGCCTGTCGTAAATAAGAAcgattttatttcatatttaccACTCATAGTAATCAACTGTTCAAAGCAGAACGAGTTCTTGAAAAGTGCTCCAGTTTACGTTCGTCTTGAATTCAAATCTCGAGACAACTTTCCAGCTGGAACCTCAGCCTATTACTTGATCTCACACGATTGCATAGTTCAGTATAACCCTTTCAGCGGTGACATCAAGATACTCATATAAGATGGAGTACGTGCCGGACATGCAGGGCTTTAAGAAACGAGGAAAAGACTTCGTCTTGAAGGAGCTGGTTATACTACCTCTCAAAGAAAGCGCTGAGCCTATCGTACTCTTGTTCAAAGAACCATTTCCTTGGTGCAAATTAACACAGAAGTATAAGCGTGAGAACTTATGGCTTGAACTCTATCATCACGGATTGAGCTGGGACTCCGGTGATCACGAGTATACTATAATAGGAAATATTCTTCGAAACGCACTCAAGGACGCCATCAACAGTTTTGTCATTGGTGATTTAAATAAGAAGTGGCTCGAACATTTTAACTTTATAGTTACCGACATCACTGATTTCCGCTATCCATCTATTGATCATCCAAAATTAGTCACCATATGCCCGAATTATAATGGAGTACACAAAGCCAATTGTGCACAACAGAATGTCAAACTCATGAGGCAGTATTACTTGGATCACGTATTAATGGAGTAAAATGACGTCTCATCCGACATATAAATGGTCGTGAAACCGCTCATTCCAGTCATTTCATCAAGATGGGTTCAAACCAAAGCAGCTCCGGCTATACGCGACTCCCAAAAGACGATAAAACGAAAAATGATTCCTCGTCATCCTCCtctaaattcaaaaatattcaaagAATACAAACTCTGTACCTGACAAAAATGGCTACAAAAGATTCAAGTAGCGCACTTCAAACAGAAAATCAGAATGGGTAAATCGCTTAGGCGACAGGCTCGAGATCGAAAAATCTCGAGTTCAAATCCCGCtgacttcaatttttttttcacttacgcgaaataatcttaaaaaaaaatttttgtttatatttagagTCACTGAAAAACCATTTGAAATTCACATGTAGTAAATAAGCTTATAGAGATGATAACCACATAACAATTTCCGATAAGTAAGTCGGCAAGATGGTCGGCTGGCGACCGAAAGGTTCTCGGTTCGAATCCCCGCACACCCGAATTTTTTTCCCTACTTCGCAGTAAATTAGGAAGGAAAAGATTTTAACGCAAGTGAAGTAGAATCAACTTAAATCAAATAACGCGGTAatgccacgaaggcgagtttgagaagcagacgaagccgcggcgcccgtgacactatttaattctatattggtgttcggatttttcatgatacagaaaaaactGCTTATCGTTACTGTTCGTGAGTTTTTTTGTTGGCTTATCAGTATGTTTTCTGAGACGAACTAtagttttcaacaaaaatatttgttaaaaagcCGTTTCGTTTCATAATAAACGAGTTTGTGTATCACTAATGCTCAAAACagtatctctacttttttctccagtgtggTAGGACCATGAAGTTGGCTTTCGAGCCCATAAGTGGTAGGACAGTGAAGTTagccgcacaagctattatgtgtaatacagttgggtatcgctttcccACAGTTTTCTATATGCTGCGCAGAATAAATGTGTTTACATTGTCTGCTtaaatttaaggttatgttttttAACAGCTATTGCACTGTCgctgcacaaactttctgaATGTTCAGGGTCCCTGAGGATTTCATGACTTTTCGTGCATTAATGCAAATATCGTTTCGCGGTAGCCGGTTACGCTCGGTGTCTTGGTGCCAAGGGTCTTCGATGACGAgtgtatgggacaagactacattaaggttcaaaataaactgtgaaatcattgttgatcagatattatgactttattgaaatctcctagcGATCAGGTCCTtgtgtgaccttctctcacaagttgtcgccgagaactgacgctctactcattaaacgccgccgaaaactcgggcccgttaaaacaaagacgctttcccgaggactaccgaagggactcgaagcagtgcgcgcgctcctctatatctatagctatacacacgcagtcatgTGTCCGCGCGAACGCCTCCCGCCACTagactctctggcctggcagtcacagaaAGTGACCTTCAAAATCCCTGGAGTAAACTCCCTACTGAGGTCGTAgcagtctaggaatgattataaaaccactcctaaccgtattggtctgaagccacgaatcgccatgtcgattcgcgcatatgagagccaaatgacggagaaacgtcgctaaaactactaatgggtagaatatattattaataaagaataaatacgccaCACTTGCTCTTATCCCTAGTAGccctcggttacgtccggaacaaCGAGGCTGTCGAAATATATTGCGCACTGTAGATTTTTGTATCCACGTGTCAATATCGGCCATGAATGTGGTCTAGGGTGACCGATAAGAAAGTCAGCCAGTGCGCAGCATACTTCTTGgtgcaaaaatgttcaaatcagTCATGTTTACTGTACTGGTACATGCAGTCGACAATGACGCGATCAGGTTAGTGCGCTCCGTAGCTTTCATTGTCTAActgtaaaaactgattttagACACCTAAAGCTACGGAGCGTATCACCAAGACCCTGTCATCGGCGACCTCATGCACCTGGATACCATACACAAGAGATAtcgatattatattttatttataatacggcaaacaaaaaattattatgtttaATTGAGGACTGAGTCGAATGATAAATATATAGATGATAAATAGAtatgatttaaaatattttatttcaataaaataaaatattttaaatgtaaaagtatgTACCATGTATGTTGTTTAAGTTTTGTATTCTTTGATTGTGTATCTTTGTGTGAAGATGCATCTTTGTTATAAATAACACGTTTATTACATTCAAGTCctgaaacaaattttaaattatataaattttttctaatatatatatatatatgagaaTCGGGCAGTTTGAGGAGTTTGGCATTTCCATAGATCGCATTCGCAGTGACATAGAAAGGTTGACTAGGACCAGTAGAGTCACGTAAAACTATTGGTTATGGGAAGTATGTCATTTGAAGTAATATATGTTGATGTCGGCAGTTTGAGGAGCTAAAATCTCTTCAAAGTGCCTACATCATAATATAAATGAATTAATTGTAACTTCATCGtacgttttattaattttattgttaattgtaaATTAATTGTACTTTTCATTCCGTAAAACGTAAAAACTTTTGACTTTATTACTAAAaggacattaaaaaaaaatattttaaatgaattatgCTCTATAATACTAAAAAACTAATAGCCCGTGGTAAGCCGAAAGCCACCACGTAAGGCTGTATCGTTATTTATTCTTCCAGTTTCTAACACTAACTCTCTTAACTTACACGACTCTTAAACGAAGCTCTGATATATTGACATCATTGTACAGGTGCACAAGTTCTATAACCTAAAGATCTTCTTCTTAGACGATATTATATTATGTCGACCTCTACGTGAACCTGATATCTTGGCATCATCTATAcgaactttaaaaataattttaaacatcaaaagttaatttttgtaatagaaatatattaaactatagGTTTATCTATAAATTCTTCCGAACCACACAATTAAGCCTGGgcaaaaaaggagaaaaacaaTGTAAAAAAACTGTAAGTAAAGGATAAACGATAAGTCTCTGACTTAATCAGAAGATTAATGATACTTAAACTTTAAAAAgataaaacaatatatttttgtactttatttgaatttactcatactgataaatattatttaagtaaTTACAATGTCTGATCatttattactattttatGGCATTAAGATATTTTATACGCCAATCATATTCTTTAACTGCTCAACAGTTAAAGAAGACAGCGAATCATTTAACTCAATATTAACTGAACATTCTCGACAAGATTTAAGGCTATTTTCCAATGATGCAATGGAGTCAGATTTCGCAACAGATAAATCGTCTGAAGACAGCATCACATGAGCttgatttttttcgaaaaatgcaTGTACATCCGTTGCAactaaagcaaaaaaaaaacatgaaaattttcaaaactcactaaataataatgaaattatttttatcacatACCAttcgatattaattttttggtaacttcccgcaaataatttttgtatttcgCAAGAGAATTATCCAGTTTAGTTCTATCCGATCTGGTAACTTTTGATCCAGACGACAGATGTTTAAGAATTACTTCTTTAAACTCAGTAGGAATTTTGCCCCCTTTGTAAATGCAAATAGCTAATTCCTCGAAACAGGTTGAAATCATGATCTTCgttaaattgtaaaaatactCTTCCATTTGTTTGAATCCTGGGGATAATATTAGGTCCTTATCACCATATTCTGAAAgaattcaacaattttatcAAACAGTTCAATAACCAAGCATACACTTTAGCTAATAATAACCCATTAAAAACCAGGCAAAACCTGGCAGAGATATCGAGAAACGAACTatgccatcctttgcataaccaaaaaaaaatacccgtgttttttcttttgtcgatcacaattgtttataacaaattatttaaacaaataaccaaaaatgttgtaattttgcaaaactgaatgcggatatcgattctacgggcaaaaacatgacaaaaacctatgtaaagtttttttgtcagagttcaatttgttagtgtaaaataaggATAAACAATCGTGCGCAAAGTagtaaaagtttcaataaGTTTCGGAGTTATGAACCCAAAAAATAAGCTCAT belongs to Nasonia vitripennis strain AsymCx chromosome 5 unlocalized genomic scaffold, Nvit_psr_1.1 chr5_random0004, whole genome shotgun sequence and includes:
- the LOC107981846 gene encoding uncharacterized protein LOC107981846 — translated: MEEYFYNLTKIMISTCFEELAICIYKGGKIPTEFKEVILKHLSSGSKVTRSDRTKLDNSLAKYKNYLREVTKKLISNVATDVHAFFEKNQAHVMLSSDDLSVAKSDSIASLENSLKSCRECSVNIELNDSLSSLTVEQLKNMIGV